A single Eremothecium sinecaudum strain ATCC 58844 chromosome VIII, complete sequence DNA region contains:
- the REX4 gene encoding putative 3'-5' exonuclease (Syntenic homolog of Ashbya gossypii AER024W; Syntenic homolog of Saccharomyces cerevisiae YOL080C (REX4)): MTLSCNWKKLESVLDGNAGNLDTKRRKKGIGCKIDTKSSSSPSLKVHKSVKTSRIMKMVESMNKEIESAKTKNNKEIALNENTSNSKKKKKKKKKPTSNNRKPKIGKYIALDCEFVGVGYRGKVSALARVTAVNYCGEQLLNLYVKPKEQVTDWRTWVSGIRPEDMKNAVNFDVARKAVADLIEGRILIGHSISKDLKVLRLSHPRNLTRDTAMCGFLKEKYGYIGTPSLKKLATDVLGIEIQKAEHSSLEDAKATLEIYKAHKADYDSTLYSRNNRND, translated from the coding sequence ATGACACTTTCTTGTAACTGGAAGAAACTGGAATCAGTTTTAGATGGTAATGCTGGAAACTTGGATACCAAAAGACGTAAGAAAGGTATTGGATGTAAGATAGACACTAAATCAAGCTCATCGCCATCTTTAAAGGTCCATAAAAGTGTCAAAACCTCCCGTATAATGAAGATGGTTGAATCTATGAATAAGGAGATTGAATCAGCTAAAACAAAGAACAATAAGGAGATTGCACTAAACGAAAATACGAGTAATAGtaagaagaagaagaagaagaagaagaaaccGACAAGCAACAACCGTAAACCCAAAATAGGAAAGTATATTGCTTTAGATTGTGAATTTGTGGGGGTCGGGTATAGAGGGAAAGTTTCTGCGCTTGCTAGAGTTACTGCGGTTAACTACTGTGGAGAACAACTATTAAATCTATATGTGAAGCCAAAAGAGCAAGTTACAGACTGGAGGACATGGGTTAGTGGTATTAGGCCGGAAGATATGAAAAATGCGGTTAATTTTGACGTTGCTAGGAAGGCTGTTGCTGATTTGATTGAGGGGCGAATTTTAATAGGACATTCTATATCTAAAGATTTGAAGGTCTTGCGTCTTTCGCATCCTCGTAATTTAACAAGAGATACCGCTATGTGTGGTTTTTTAAAGGAGAAATACGGCTATATTGGCACACCAAGTTTGAAGAAACTTGCTACTGATGTTTTAGGAATTGAAATTCAAAAGGCTGAGCATTCTTCTTTGGAAGATGCAAAGGCAACTTTGGAAATATATAAGGCACACAAGGCAGATTATGATTCGACACTATATTCTAGGAATAATCGTAACGACTGA
- a CDS encoding HHR084Cp (Syntenic homolog of Ashbya gossypii AER018W-A; Syntenic homolog of Ashbya gossypii NOHBY539 and Eremothecium cymbalariae Ecym_5315; No homolog in Saccharomyces cerevisiae): MIFGNELNIILKVLLMVIISTLPIDARGIDRSLLEKFTTGRSEQELHNQLLNPILESAQELALRTFYCEGDNFTKTFVRLKALELTTTPADMKKLLSMGSRMPQKFKRNTRVPENYPYSWEEAMSFSIIAAAEEATIADMIAREMCGEEFSASEMNEADMKLLERPFIDVANAYVEAIKALRQTFNQPGNVNVEVFRDWLNDWFVQSPLMFRQALYQVRQSAVRMASDRKYRRYYMNRIMTGIWFYVDITIAAQKLFGEYRTGFDDVYPEMYDKFLHSMNSTFIEDFNSFYHRPSFMLESPTDGPPGNVTNRMLEYSFRGVFALREPMRTCFLGVIFSSMHDSCFRSIVNTGLQEMILVYKLITMYLSMKSAQGQ; this comes from the coding sequence ATGATATTTGGAAATGAGTTGAATATAATTTTGAAAGTTCTCCTTATGGTGATAATAAGTACCCTTCCAATTGATGCAAGAGGCATAGACAGGTCTTTATTAGAAAAATTCACAACTGGGAGGTCAGAACAGGAGCTTCATAATCAGCTACTTAATCCAATACTAGAATCTGCCCAAGAGTTAGCGCTTAGGACCTTCTATTGTGAGGGGGACAATTTTACGAAGACATTTGTAAGATTGAAAGCGCTTGAGCTTACAACGACTCCAGCAGACATGAAGAAGTTGCTATCTATGGGCTCAAGAATGCCTCAGAAGTTTAAGCGCAACACACGAGTACCAGAGAATTATCCCTATAGCTGGGAGGAAGCAATGTCATTTTCAATCATTGCCGCAGCTGAAGAAGCGACAATAGCTGACATGATTGCTCGGGAGATGTGTGGGGAAGAGTTCTCTGCCTCTGAAATGAATGAAGCTGATATGAAACTCCTAGAACGTCCATTTATTGACGTTGCTAATGCCTATGTGGAGGCTATCAAAGCACTAAGACAAACGTTTAATCAACCTGGAAACGTTAACGTTGAAGTATTTAGAGACTGGTTAAACGATTGGTTCGTCCAATCACCTTTAATGTTTCGCCAGGCGTTATATCAGGTAAGACAATCTGCTGTGCGAATGGCCAGTGATCGAAAATATCGGCGGTATTACATGAACAGAATAATGACAGGTATTTGGTTCTATGTGGATATTACTATAGCAGCTCAAAAACTCTTTGGGGAATACCGCACGGGATTTGACGATGTGTACCCAGAGATGTATGATAAGTTTTTGCATAGTATGAATAGCACTTTCATTGAGGATTTTAACAGCTTCTATCATCGCCCAAGTTTTATGTTAGAATCACCAACGGACGGTCCACCAGGCAATGTCACAAACAGAATGCTTGAATACTCTTTCCGCGGAGTTTTTGCTTTGAGAGAGCCAATGAGAACTTGCTTTCTTGGGGTCATATTTTCCTCAATGCATGACTCGTGTTTTAGGTCAATTGTGAACACTGGTCTGCAAGAGATGATTCTAGTTTATAAACTAATTACGATGTACTTGTCGATGAAGAGTGCACAAGGACAGTGA
- the AVO1 gene encoding Avo1p (Syntenic homolog of Ashbya gossypii AER023C; Syntenic homolog of Saccharomyces cerevisiae YOL078W (AVO1)), with the protein MDATSALRINKLRAGFLKSCPEDDQLKRMIKPYGDVATNDTLRKIYQDDDCNDLLVQLESPPILESYLSALTPRVQKPSETSQDSQSRRTGSFNGRESGSGSKGLVIKNSFKSPGPVGSKIGKSIEDISMSSMVSEGKQGEPRTEKKRDSKSLRRLRSIFRLQNGRDSNKTRERQLVVGHGVVKSAHHKRFGLYDNNEFGFEDVIDEDDDEEDNDELDTEANRRFFHGNESEHQGIVKPILSGNTDDTKAKLLKKGTILDSLSLNPQNLLHISEGRTHSSQRGDNVSVVSSKHGTRLSDNDDELMIDSFINGNDLDPLVLTGDVNADLTDDLSQKLSHDSRNNRSSQILSHVDESVEDSIWDEESSYGSSLLYSDSNDSPFPNRESDVFGGVPTGNSNVYLNNSIPSSHGFGLMIQKGETSSMFNTMGDSKKITPNSYHQQERLTISDASLTQEPKDSSTPSARRWSSGSTNAIKANKERDLTTAYSAAESLKSRTGKYYLHKQIRHQSLYMGYSGSPGTLTINKSPVQTIRAQESQLSSMLKSSGFTENTNPLEYFSIISGSNLAGSAVVQLEIYIQLSKTYRKKPFTITIKKSATAFEVLGYALYSYSILLKREDILNDGLDMEELKNPNYFTLKLVDEDGEPFEDNFGVLERTRMIGTLSDNEMVICHVENERQFMINEEVTPLPTGLVNNLESVTNSGLSKKSNDKLPMLTSATIPTSDKLVNVKVYMYPNISHKQNYANIKVSLEAKMNDILIQYCQRNTLNPNDYTLKHAGRNMLLDLNETVTSLGGQLLLEVIKKKDAKLNHFENPMPYGNIMPTNESSDLITPLTLDVGDQYIRVGDDPSPNEDISPQKNIGTKPSNVKKHHTFKLGINRQHSGIGMAHSIGGTGFFRTKNNSKTSINYNTSSSNALGAGSNYKDLIAGTYYKDLLAGAYYKYKVWRRQQVSFINKHERTLAIDGDYIYIIPPDDGYHWNQEVGKTKSFHISQVSLVKRSTRVSEYFKIFVMKANGEKRYYFEAISTDECIEIVTRLNNLVAAYKMNHKIK; encoded by the coding sequence ATGGATGCAACGTCAGCTCTCAGGATAAACAAGTTACGGGCTGGTTTCCTTAAAAGTTGTCCTGAAGATGACCAATTGAAGCGAATGATTAAACCATATGGCGATGTTGCTACTAATGATACTTTGAGAAAGATATATCAAGATGATGATTGTAATGATTTGTTGGTTCAATTAGAATCTCCACCTATATTAGAAAGTTACTTGAGCGCATTGACCCCGCGGGTACAGAAACCATCAGAAACCAGTCAAGATTCGCAGTCGCGAAGGACAGGTTCTTTTAATGGACGAGAAAGTGGTTCTGGTAGTAAGGGTTTGGTGATTAAGAATAGCTTTAAGAGTCCTGGGCCTGTTGGTTCAAAAATCGGTAAGAGTATCGAGGATATTTCGATGTCATCTATGGTGAGTGAAGGTAAACAAGGAGAGCCACGGACCGAAAAGAAGAGGGACTCGAAAAGTTTAAGGCGTTTACGTAGTATATTTAGGTTACAAAATGGTAGGGATTCCAACAAAACGCGGGAGAGGCAATTAGTGGTCGGCCACGGGGTAGTTAAATCTGCGCACCATAAACGATTTGGCCTGTATGATAATAATGAATTTGGCTTTGAGGATGTGATAGACGAAGATGATGACGAGGAGGATAATGACGAGTTGGATACGGAGGCAAATAGGCGTTTTTTTCATGGGAATGAGAGTGAGCATCAGGGCATTGTGAAACCGATCTTGTCCGGTAATACGGACGACACCAAGGCGAAGCTGTTAAAGAAAGGAACAATTCTAGATAGTCTTTCGCTGAACCCCCAAAACCTGCTTCATATCAGTGAAGGTCGTACTCATAGTTCTCAACGGGGCGATAATGTTTCAGTTGTATCCAGTAAGCATGGCACACGGCTAAGTGATAATGATGACGAGCTAATGATAGATTCTTTCATAAACGGGAATGATTTAGACCCGCTGGTACTTACGGGAGATGTGAATGCGGATTTGACTGATGACTTATCTCAGAAGCTGAGTCATGATTCGAGAAATAATAGATCGAGTCAAATTCTAAGTCATGTTGACGAAAGTGTTGAAGACTCAATATGGGACGAGGAATCTTCTTATGGGTCCTCACTTCTATACTCGGATTCTAACGATAGCCCGTTTCCAAACCGGGAGTCTGATGTATTTGGGGGTGTACCAACTGGCAATAGTAACGTATACTTGAATAATTCAATTCCGAGCAGCCATGGTTTTGGCCTTATGATCCAGAAAGGGGAGACATCTTCAATGTTCAATACTATGGGTGACTCCAAGAAAATCACCCCAAATAGCTACCATCAGCAGGAAAGGCTAACAATCTCAGACGCGTCTTTGACTCAGGAACCAAAAGATTCATCAACGCCTTCTGCTAGAAGGTGGTCAAGCGGCTCAACCAATGCGATAAAAGCAAACAAAGAAAGAGACTTAACAACTGCATATTCTGCTGCGGAATCCCTAAAATCCAGGACTGGTAAGTATTATCTACACAAGCAGATAAGACACCAATCACTATACATGGGCTATTCAGGCTCACCAGGGACACTCACCATTAACAAATCACCTGTGCAAACAATCAGGGCACAAGAATCTCAGCTATCTTCGATGCTCAAATCATCTGGCTTTACTGAGAACACTAATCCATTGGAATACTTTTCTATTATTTCCGGTTCGAACTTAGCGGGATCAGCAGTTGTTCAATTAGAAATATATATCCAGTTGTCTAAAACATACAGGAAGAAACCGTTCACAATTACTATTAAGAAATCTGCCACTGCTTTTGAGGTGTTGGGTTACGCACTGTACAGTTATTCCATACTATTGAAACGAGAGGATATTTTAAATGACGGCCTTGACATGGAAGAGCTAAAAAACCCTAACTATTTTACTCTGAAACTTGTTGACGAAGATGGTGAGCCATTTGAAGATAATTTTGGTGTTCTTGAAAGGACCCGAATGATTGGCACATTATCCGATAATGAGATGGTTATTTGCCATGTGGAAAATGAACGTCAGTTTATGATCAATGAGGAAGTTACTCCATTACCTACGGGGTTAGTAAATAACCTTGAATCTGTGACTAATTCAGGATTGAGTAAGAAATCTAATGATAAACTTCCCATGTTAACTAGTGCTACAATCCCCACCTCTGATAAGTTAGTTAATGTTAAGGTTTACATGTATCCAAACATTAGCCATAAACAGAATTACGCTAATATAAAAGTCTCTTTGGAAGCTAAAATGAACGATATTTTGATTCAATATTGCCAGAGGAATACACTGAACCCTAATGACTACACACTAAAGCATGCGGGAAGGAATATGCTATTAGATCTTAATGAAACAGTAACGAGCTTAGGTGGACAGCTCTTATTGGAGGTaataaagaagaaagaCGCCAAATTAAATCATTTTGAGAACCCAATGCCGTATGGAAATATTATGCCGACAAATGAAAGCAGTGATTTAATCACCCCATTGACTTTGGATGTTGGAGATCAATATATTCGAGTTGGCGATGATCCAAGCCCAAATGAGGATATATCACCTCAGAAGAATATTGGGACGAAACCAAGTAATGTTAAAAAACACCACACCTTTAAGCTTGGAATTAACAGACAACACTCAGGTATTGGTATGGCCCATAGTATCGGCGGTACAGGGTTTTTTAGGACCAAAAACAATTCTAAGACCTCAATAAACTATAATACGTCATCATCTAATGCACTAGGAGCAGGCAGCAACTATAAAGACTTGATAGCTGGTACATATTACAAAGACTTACTAGCTGGCGCATATTACAAATACAAGGTTTGGAGGAGGCAGCAGGTGTCATTTATCAATAAACATGAAAGAACACTAGCCATTGACGGCGactatatatatatcaTCCCACCAGATGATGGTTATCATTGGAATCAGGAAGTCGGGAAAACCAAATCCTTTCACATTAGTCAAGTTTCTCTTGTCAAGAGGTCTACACGTGTGTCAGAATATTTTAAGATATTTGTAATGAAGGCAAATGGAGAAAAGCGGTACTACTTTGAAGCTATCTCCACAGATGAATGCATCGAAATTGTGACGAGACTGAACAACTTAGTAGCCGCGTACAAGATGAACCATAAAATTAAGTAA
- the BRX1 gene encoding ribosome biogenesis protein BRX1 (Syntenic homolog of Ashbya gossypii AER020W; Syntenic homolog of Saccharomyces cerevisiae YOL077C (BRX1)): MSSIYKALSGAKDSKKKNADKNEKNAFINKQRTLLITSRGVTYRHRHLIQDLFKLMPHARKEPKLDTKKDLGQLNEIAELYNCNNVMFFEARKHMDLYLWMSKPPNGPTVKFYLQNIHTMDELDFTGNCLSGSRPVLSFDSRFESSTHYKLIKEMFIHSFGVPPQARKSKPFIDHVMSFSIVDDKIWIRNYEISHSARNNDEYEDKTDEEDLSLVEIGPRLVMTPILILEGSLGGPKIYENKQYVSPNLVRSQLKQQAAKEAKARADAAVARKIRKRENVLAVDPLSNEAIFKD, from the coding sequence ATGTCGAGTATCTATAAGGCCCTATCAGGAGCCAAGGACtccaagaagaagaatgCAGACAAAAATGAGAAAAATGCGTTCATTAACAAGCAACGTACGTTGTTAATCACCTCCAGAGGTGTTACTTATAGACATAGACATCTAATTCAGGATTTATTCAAGCTAATGCCTCATGCTAGAAAGGAACCTAAATTAGATACGAAAAAGGATTTAGGCCAGTTGAACGAGATTGCAGAACTATACAATTGTAACAATGTTATGTTTTTTGAGGCTAGAAAGCATATGGACCTATACCTATGGATGTCGAAACCACCTAATGGACCAACAGTAAAGTTTTATCTTCAGAACATACACACTATGGATGAATTGGATTTTACCGGTAACTGTCTAAGTGGTTCTAGACCTGTGTTATCGTTTGATTCCAGGTTTGAGTCTTCTACGCACTATAAACTCATTAAGGAAATGTTCATCCATAGTTTCGGCGTTCCTCCACAGGCTAGAAAGTCTAAACCTTTTATTGACCACGTTATGTCGTTCAGCATAGTTGACGACAAAATTTGGATAAGAAACTACGAGATTTCCCATTCAGCAAGAAACAACGACGAGTACGAAGATAAGACCGACGAGGAAGACCTTTCTTTGGTTGAAATTGGGCCACGTCTAGTTATGACTCCAATCTTGATCTTGGAGGGTTCTCTAGGCGGACCAAAGATATACGAAAACAAGCAATATGTTTCTCCAAACTTGGTGAGGTCTCAATTGAAACAACAGGCCGCTAAGGAAGCTAAGGCCAGAGCTGACGCAGCCGTCGCTAGAAAGATCAGAAAACGGGAAAACGTCTTGGCTGTGGATCCACTATCTAACGAGGCCATTTTCAAAGACTGA
- the MDM20 gene encoding Mdm20p (Syntenic homolog of Ashbya gossypii AER019C; Syntenic homolog of Saccharomyces cerevisiae YOL076W (MDM20)) — MNKHCEEIFLLIEAERFKQARTNVGKLLSQLPSSTYLKILDQYVKFRQSPGKYSYENNLAPLLEMTATKANDASSLELLHNFLVELKSPVSPLIPYERAITKYPSSDLCYLWFERSLADLDFEYMNRSSFQLPRYVSDSRGVKIWNAVVALSWFKTDPDAFKNKDRHLYLQLSYQLLSNLKPPINEQEVVIFSQLCELLGEQHSAEIVEEIFKFMDKDRGSLDLYVKDLLVRNLKLLGKYDQLFDTCVRLLKQFDDILLLKHLIYAGFKLNKPMNEISGLFTNTRNGSLAYLELSVVYEGKVSDSALRHYLSRFHDKPCCPVDISHYMKYINQDMLTSIFAENKSGLQHDANLVKILGPTYANQCMELFIKYQSTLRAKPDTDYSSCSFLVLQVVNDLLDPKLMTLSKVLTAVSILESYQSEDPFNYDTRIWLIVLYQYLGIAPLAHKHYMALNIKNIQVDVVDHIIYTRYSTLYPNKNHDYLRKKLSGSESAVYQSLHGIPDMIKVAFVKGSFTKIPGMISLYDQLRRSLMRWMNIAESHKVLRLFNDKKSSHLKTLHKELLKLGDGKFGDWADNRDFSLVTNFVGNVESKNDVITEYMNINNDYVTSQICQTLMLECITVGGRNTLVDRILSKTTLNMETHTVYEKWAYDIICEIYSHMEEVRVKEITDMLDGMPSFSNERNWKLVHGYLTHLMTLKTLDSLKKVKDQSLKSLIKKKLQYLRSQSKSYFEAYISDLKEAEVDQELLSKFSYKTVVPHIIDTVTDIAKIVSNL, encoded by the coding sequence ATGAATAaacattgtgaagagaTTTTTCTCTTAATTGAGGCTGAACGTTTTAAGCAAGCGCGTACTAATGTTGGAAAGCTATTATCTCAGCTACCATCGTCTACATACTTGAAAATTTTGGACCAGTATGTGAAGTTCAGGCAATCTCCTGGGAAGTATAGTTATGAGAATAATTTGGCACCGTTGCTGGAAATGACTGCGACTAAGGCTAATGATGCTAGTTCTTTGGAATTACTGCATAACTTTTTAGTTGAATTGAAAAGCCCAGTCTCACCTCTAATTCCATATGAGCGTGCTATAACTAAATATCCTAGTTCAGATTTATGCTATTTGTGGTTTGAACGGTCATTGGCGGATTTAGATTTTGAGTATATGAATAGGTCTTCGTTCCAACTTCCACGTTATGTTTCGGACTCCAGAGGTGTTAAAATCTGGAATGCTGTTGTTGCTTTGTCTTGGTTTAAAACAGATCCTGATGCATTCAAAAATAAAGACAGGCATTTATATTTGCAACTTTCTTATCAGCTTTTGAGCAATCTGAAGCCTCCTATAAATGAACAGGAAGTAGTTATATTCTCTCAGCTGTGCGAACTCTTAGGAGAACAACATTCTGCTGAAATTGTGGAAGAGATTTTTAAGTTTATGGATAAAGACAGGGGATCTTTAGATCTCTATGTAAAGGATTTACTTGTCAGAAATCTGAAATTGCTTGGAAAATACGATCAATTGTTCGATACATGTGTACGACTGTTGAAGCAATTTGATGATATTTTGCTACTAAAACATCTTATTTATGCCGGTTTCAAATTGAACAAACCTATGAATGAGATTTCTGGTTTATTTACTAATACGAGAAATGGGTCTCTTGCTTACCTGGAACTTTCAGTGGTTTACGAGGGTAAAGTTTCTGATTCTGCGTTAAGACACTACCTAAGCAGATTTCATGATAAACCCTGTTGTCCTGTTGATATATCACATTACATGAAATACATAAATCAAGATATGCTTACTTCCATATTTGCTGAAAATAAGTCCGGACTTCAGCATGATGCAAACTTGGTTAAAATTTTGGGACCAACTTATGCAAACCAATGTATGGAACTATTCATAAAATATCAATCTACTTTGAGGGCCAAACCAGACACTGACTATTCGAGCTGCTCATTTCTTGTACTACAGGTTGTAAATGATTTGCTTGATCCAAAACTTATGACTTTATCCAAGGTTCTGACTGCTGTTTCTATATTAGAATCATATCAATCTGAAGACCCCTTTAATTATGATACCAGAATATGGCTGATAGTCCTCTACCAGTACTTAGGCATTGCTCCTTTAGCACACAAACACTATATGGCGCTGaacattaaaaatattCAAGTTGATGTAGTAGACCACATTATTTACACCAGGTACTCTACGTTATATCCTAACAAGAACCATGATTATCTGAGAAAGAAACTTTCTGGTAGTGAATCTGCAGTTTATCAGTCATTACACGGTATCCCAGATATGATTAAAGTTGCTTTCGTTAAAGGTTCCTTCACGAAAATACCGGGAATGATTTCGTTATATGACCAGCTGCGGCGCTCTTTAATGAGGTGGATGAATATTGCTGAATCTCATAAAGTTTTGCGTTTATTTAATGACAAAAaaagttctcatttgaaaACTTTACATAAAGAACTGCTGAAGCTTGGCGACGGTAAATTCGGCGATTGGGCTGATAATCGAGATTTTAGTCTCGTAACAAACTTTGTGGGTAATGTTGAGAGCAAGAATGATGTTATTACCGAATACATGAATATTAATAACGACTATGTTACTTCCCAAATATGCCAAACGCTAATGTTAGAGTGTATTACTGTTGGTGGTCGTAACACTTTAGTTGACAGGATCTTATCAAAAACAACCCTGAACATGGAAACGCATACAGTATATGAAAAATGGGCGTACGATATTATTTGTGAAATCTATTCCCATATGGAAGAAGTTAGAGTAAAAGAGATTACTGATATGCTTGATGGAATGCCATCGTTTTCAAATGAACGTAATTGGAAACTTGTTCATGGGTATCTGACACATTTAATGACATTGAAGACTTTGGACTCATTAAAGAAAGTCAAGGATCAATCCTTGAAAAGCTTGATAAAGAAAAAGTTGCAATATCTACGATCACAATCGAAGAGCTATTTTGAAGCTTATATATCTGACCTAAAAGAAGCTGAAGTTGATCAGGAGCTACTATCTAAGTTTTCTTACAAAACTGTCGTGCCACATATTATCGATACCGTAACAGATATTGCAAAAATAGTTAGCAATCTTTAA
- the ATP19 gene encoding F1F0 ATP synthase subunit k (Syntenic homolog of Ashbya gossypii AER021C; Syntenic homolog of Saccharomyces cerevisiae YOL077W-A (ATP19)), with product MGSAYTIFGRSVPSHYLAIGTISATALLAVPNPFKKSEPKKVWNASSEEEDKFVSEYLAKHLKE from the coding sequence ATGGGTTCCGCTTACACGATTTTTGGTAGATCTGTTCCTTCACACTATTTGGCCATTGGTACCATCTCAGCAACTGCTTTGTTGGCAGTTCCAAACCCATTCAAGAAGTCTGAGCCAAAGAAGGTTTGGAATGCTTCATCTGAAGAGGAGGACAAGTTCGTGAGTGAGTACTTGGCTAAGCATTTGAAGGAATAA